The DNA sequence GTAGACATCCCGGGCCATGGGAAAAACAGGATTAATGCTGCGTTTGCGTATGGCGGCCCAGAGTTATTGAGGCAGACAATCAAAGAGAACTTTGATATTGATATACAGTATTATTCAATTGTCGATTTTCAGGGATTTGTTCAGCTTATCGATGAAGCATTTCCGAATGGTGTCGAAGTGGACGTTGAAAAGGAGATGTCGGATAATATAGGTGTAACGCTGAATCCAGGGCTTCAAAGGCTGGACGGAGAGCACTTGCTCGGATATGTGCGCTTCCGGCATGATGCTGTAGGCGATTTCGGCAGGGTGGAGAGGCAGCAGAAGGTGATGACAGAAATTGCCGATCAGTTCACCAGCATCCAGACATTGCCGAAGCTTCCTAAACTGGTAGGTGTCGTCACCCCGTATATCAATACAAATATGGATACCGGAGACATTTTATATATGGGCAAAAGCCTGCTGTCTAAAGAAGGCAGGCAGATTGAGACATTAAGGGTCCCTGTTGAAGGTTCCTATTGGGATGAAACAACTCCAGGAGGTGCGGATGTCCTTGGGGTCAATCTGGAACAAAACCGGCAGGCGGTCAGCGAATTTTTGTCGAAATAATAGGCACAGGGAGGAATTTGTGGTGTAAAGACGCCTTGCCAGAGGTAAGAATAAATACCGAATTGTTTTTACTAAGGAGATTTTTCAATGGATTTTGACTTGCTCAAGGATTGGCTGACACTGGAAAATATAATGGATCTTATTGAACGCTACCGTTCTTTTGGGCCGCTGCCTGGAATATTGCTGCCAATGCTTGAAGCTTTCCTGCCTTTTCTGCCGCTGTTTCTGTTCGTCATGGCAAATGCCAATGCATTTGGATTGTGGCTCGGCTTTCTGATATCCTGGGCAGGTGCATGCGCTGGGGCCATGCTTGTTTTTTATCTTGTCCGTACATACGGGCAGAAGAGGCTATTAACCTTTTTGAGAAAACATGCAAAGGTGCAGCAGCTGATGAGCTGGATTGAGCGCCATGGCTTTGGCCCTTTGTTCATCCTGCTTTGTTTTCCCTTTACCCCGTCGGCTATTGTGAATATAGTGGCCGGGCTTTCCAAAATAAGCTTTGCTCAGTATATGCTTGCCGTGCTGACAGGCAAAATGGTCATGATTTTTACCATGAGCTTTATTGGCTACGATATAAGGTCATTGATTACCCAGCCTATCAGGACAGTGATTGTCCTTGCTGTTATTTTTATTCTTTGGTATGTCGGGAAAAGGATTGAAGTAAAGATAAATATGGGAGCAGATAAAGACAGCAGCAAATAAACCAGGGAGGTGGGGGACCGCGTGAAAGAAGAGGTTAAGCGGGAGGGTCTTGAGTGGATAAAGGCCTTCGCGATCGGAATTATCATTTTTGTATTTATCCGTATGTTTTTCTTCTCAAATTATGTGGTTGAAGGCGGGTCCATGATGCCGACGCTGCAGGATGGAAACAAACTGGTAGTCAATAAAATCGGCTATCAGATCGGAGAGCTGCAAAGATTCGATGTCATAGTCTTCCATGCAAATGAAAAAGAGGATTTTGTTAAAAGGATCATCGGACTGCCGGGTGACAGGGTCGATTATAAAGATGACCATCTGTATATCAACGGCAAGCTTGTGGAGGAGCCTTTCCTTGAAAAATACAGAAAAGAGACCCTCGGCGACCGCCTGACCGGTGATTTTACCCTGGAGGAAGTGGCACACACCGAAACAGTGCCTGAAGGACAGCTGTTCGTCCTCGGGGACAATAGACTGGAAAGCTGGGATGGCCGGCATTTCGGATGCATTGATGCTGACCAGGTGGTAGGAAAGGTAAATCTTCGCTACTGGCCGATCGATGAAATGGATATTAAATTCTAAGGACTTGGAGAATTCAAGTCCTTTTTGTGTGCAAATATGCTAAAATAATCTAAAAATTATAAAAATGGAAAGGGGGGATAAAAATGCCTGTCATCAAAACCAAGCTGATGGTGCCGCCAGTCAAGGAAGGATATATAAGGAGAGCAAGGCTTTCAGCAAAAATGAAAGCGGTTGCTGAATATCCGCTGTGCATTGTCGAATCAGGTGCCGGGTATGGAAAAAGTACGGCCCTGGCCCTGTTCGTCCACGATGAAAAGCTTCCTTGCAGCTGGTATTCCATATCATCCGAGGATGATGATATCATTCCTTTTCTATCCTGCCTTGTGGCATCGGTCCGGTTGGCGCATCCTGATTTCGGGACTGAGATCTTAAGCATCCTGGAGCAGCTGGACCGGTATGTAAAAGAAGAAGAGATTCGTTCACTCGCCTCTTTATTTTTAAATGAAGCAGCCCTTCATGGGGAAAATATACTGCTGATCCTTGATGACTTTCATCAGGTTGAGCACTCCTATACGATCAACTGCTGGATGGAAACCCTCCTTGAACATATTCCGCCGAATCTTCATCTTATTATCTCAAGCAGGAGCAGGCCGGGATGGAAGCTGCTGAAAAAGATGAGGGTCACAGACAAGCTCCTTGAAATAAAGAAAGAGGACCTGGTCCTTTCCCGGGATGAAGTGGAGCTGCTCTTGAATGAATTATACGGAATTTCCATTAAGCAGGGGGATTTGGACAGAATTTGCCTTGCTACAGAAGGATGGGTCATTGCTGTGGGGATGATTGGACAGCAGCTGACAGACAAAAAAAGCATCTCTAATTTATTCGGAGCATCGTCCGGCTCCCTGGCGGACCTTTTTCAATATCTGGTCACAGAGGTATTTGCCAAGCAGCCGCCGCTTATCCAGCAATTCCTTGAACAAACAAGCATTTTTGATGATATGACAGAAGAGCTTTGCAATGAGGTCCTGGGGATCGCCGGGGCAGGGGCAATGCTTCAGCAGCTGACAGAGAAGAACCTGTTTATCCATAAGGTAGGGGAAAAGGTATACAGATACCATGCTCTATTTAAGGAATTCCTGGAAAAGCAGCTGAAAGCCGGCCAGCCGCATAGCTACCGCCTTTTAAATGAGAGATGTGCACGCCATTTCGTACGGAGCCTTCAG is a window from the Bacillus infantis NRRL B-14911 genome containing:
- a CDS encoding TVP38/TMEM64 family protein translates to MDFDLLKDWLTLENIMDLIERYRSFGPLPGILLPMLEAFLPFLPLFLFVMANANAFGLWLGFLISWAGACAGAMLVFYLVRTYGQKRLLTFLRKHAKVQQLMSWIERHGFGPLFILLCFPFTPSAIVNIVAGLSKISFAQYMLAVLTGKMVMIFTMSFIGYDIRSLITQPIRTVIVLAVIFILWYVGKRIEVKINMGADKDSSK
- the lepB gene encoding signal peptidase I; the encoded protein is MKEEVKREGLEWIKAFAIGIIIFVFIRMFFFSNYVVEGGSMMPTLQDGNKLVVNKIGYQIGELQRFDVIVFHANEKEDFVKRIIGLPGDRVDYKDDHLYINGKLVEEPFLEKYRKETLGDRLTGDFTLEEVAHTETVPEGQLFVLGDNRLESWDGRHFGCIDADQVVGKVNLRYWPIDEMDIKF
- a CDS encoding LCP family protein, giving the protein MRSDRYEKKQKKKKRKWKLAVLFLLLIIAGTLAYAYYQFNQGVAQSEDKVNNTNEVKYEFNGETDKYGGTNVLLLGSDARGEETPRTDTIMVGQYHPDKGTYKIISIMRDSYVDIPGHGKNRINAAFAYGGPELLRQTIKENFDIDIQYYSIVDFQGFVQLIDEAFPNGVEVDVEKEMSDNIGVTLNPGLQRLDGEHLLGYVRFRHDAVGDFGRVERQQKVMTEIADQFTSIQTLPKLPKLVGVVTPYINTNMDTGDILYMGKSLLSKEGRQIETLRVPVEGSYWDETTPGGADVLGVNLEQNRQAVSEFLSK